Proteins encoded within one genomic window of Oryza glaberrima chromosome 12, OglaRS2, whole genome shotgun sequence:
- the LOC127756888 gene encoding uncharacterized protein LOC127756888 isoform X2 encodes MAESYALEMDDLHRRWLPKEILDDIGFADDGDAPPPPAAIEGLAVHLAGILGSGARKAAAPPPTAAASPASYHNQLHRVPVCGQVLVAYGGAAGWPFTPYSSPAQWQVAAGLVNGGAVDHRRRLGSPPPKMRGGGGGGTGVFLPRTYVYHAKEESPAPAATKASSRGVHSLAIGVVIDASSSLRCTAEMLVFRTFRAV; translated from the exons ATGGCGGAGAGCTACGCGCTGGAGATGGACGACCTGCACAGGCGGTGGCTGCCGAAGGAGATCCTCGACGACATTGGcttcgccgacgacggcgacgcgcccccgccccccgccgccaTCGAGGGCCTCGCCGTGCACCTTGCCGGCATCCTCGGCAGCGGCGCCCGCaaggccgccgccccgcctccgaccgccgctgcctcccccgCCTCGTACCACAACCAACTCCACCGCGTGCCG GTTTGCGGGCAGGTGCTCGTGGCgtacggcggcgcggcggggtggCCGTTCACGCCGTACTCGTCGCCGGCGCAGTGGCAG GTCGCGGCCGGTCTCGtgaacggcggcgcggtggaccACCGGCGGCGTCTCGGGTCCCCGCCGCCGAagatgcgcggcggcggcggaggtggcacCGGCGTGTTCCTGCCGCGCACCTACGTGTACCACGCCAAGGAggagtcgccggcgccggcggcgaccaagGCCTCGTCGAGAG GAGTACATTCATTGGCGATTGGGGTGGTGATCGATGCGTCCTCCAGCCTGCGCTGCACTGCAGAAATGCTGGTTTTTCGTACTTTTCGAGCAGTGTGA
- the LOC127757678 gene encoding uncharacterized protein LOC127757678 — translation MQCISCTQEPRESQNQAEAMEERKWRSTSSWPPMLPVIMMAMAILAVSFNGAAAQPPPDTNVLCVSKCGTCPTVCSSPPPPASSSSSSSSGNYNPVLSPPKGTGSGSVGGSSSSPSAPLAKGGQPGGSNYYYFFTSGGSSHGCAAALLLPPLVSLAVAALSQ, via the coding sequence ATGCAATGCATCAGCTGCACGCAAGAACCGCGGGAATCTCAAAATCAAGCGGAAGCAATGGAGGAGAGGAAGTGGAGATCAACGTCGTCGTGGCCGCCGATGCTGCCGGTGATCATGATGGCCATGGCGATCTTGGCGGTGTCCTtcaacggcgccgccgcccagccgccgccggacaCCAACGTGCTGTGCGTCAGCAAGTGCGGGACGTGCCCCACGGtgtgctcgtcgccgccgccgccggcgtcgtcgtcgtcgtcgtcgtcgtcggggaacTATAATCCGGTGCTGTCGCCACCGAAGGGCACCGGCAGCGGCAGCGTTggtgggtcgtcgtcgtcgccttcggCGCCGTTGGCGAAGGGAGGGCAGCCAGGCGGCAGCAACTACTACTACTTCTTCACCTCCGGCGGCAGCAGCCatggctgcgcggcggcgctgctcctgccgccgcttgtgtccctcgccgtcgccgctctgtcgcagtga
- the LOC127756888 gene encoding uncharacterized protein LOC127756888 isoform X1, with the protein MAESYALEMDDLHRRWLPKEILDDIGFADDGDAPPPPAAIEGLAVHLAGILGSGARKAAAPPPTAAASPASYHNQLHRVPVCGQVLVAYGGAAGWPFTPYSSPAQWQVAAGLVNGGAVDHRRRLGSPPPKMRGGGGGGTGVFLPRTYVYHAKEESPAPAATKASSRDGKASNDLLVEEQQKQPGQGEEEEEGSPAAKAKIEQRCPPPMTGTASSEVMRVRPNAAAAALPELAALPQEWTY; encoded by the exons ATGGCGGAGAGCTACGCGCTGGAGATGGACGACCTGCACAGGCGGTGGCTGCCGAAGGAGATCCTCGACGACATTGGcttcgccgacgacggcgacgcgcccccgccccccgccgccaTCGAGGGCCTCGCCGTGCACCTTGCCGGCATCCTCGGCAGCGGCGCCCGCaaggccgccgccccgcctccgaccgccgctgcctcccccgCCTCGTACCACAACCAACTCCACCGCGTGCCG GTTTGCGGGCAGGTGCTCGTGGCgtacggcggcgcggcggggtggCCGTTCACGCCGTACTCGTCGCCGGCGCAGTGGCAG GTCGCGGCCGGTCTCGtgaacggcggcgcggtggaccACCGGCGGCGTCTCGGGTCCCCGCCGCCGAagatgcgcggcggcggcggaggtggcacCGGCGTGTTCCTGCCGCGCACCTACGTGTACCACGCCAAGGAggagtcgccggcgccggcggcgaccaagGCCTCGTCGAGAG ATGGGAAAGCGTCCAATGATCTCCTCGTGGAGGAGCAGCAGAAGCAACCAGGacaaggcgaggaggaggaggaagggtcaccggcggcgaaggcgaagaTCGAGCAGCGATGCCCGCCGCCGATGACCGGAACTGCCTCGTCGGAGGTGATGCGGGTGCGgccgaacgcggcggcggcggcgttgccggAGCTGGCGGCGCTGCCTCAGGAATGGACCTACTGA